The following coding sequences lie in one Desulfovibrio psychrotolerans genomic window:
- a CDS encoding response regulator, giving the protein MALADSFRSMDFLEQATALQALQALPAAEALAEITPLFLAPTGDAAADSMVRNALRAILRSNPAAVLNGLTADQPPMADLCRDMAAEMRLEAAVPHLIHAAASVAGSRDMDGLRTILGILGRIGSPQSLPAFRAHMDNPDPVTAALCIQHLGALGDASSLPALAAAISAANAEDRYETCDITTWKAIEAIGEIGRAGTPAAIAVLARFIHHRNPTARRIVLETLVRCGEDAIAHVGPALLDPDTDTRIMAANALRDIAHKAAAEPLVRALEKGAAVDANVGFAIYEALGHTPGMKSLVALTEALPKEHEPSTLMAIVQALETQASPAVGKRFNEIVTDRLSAQDAQAQRILSAVIAVRATGLFPHLYADPVVGRILVGLILKTSDPEALRSFAEILRQCPQPQAEKDAQTLLAALPATETSDRPRLLAVDDSNAMRNFYRTHGAAMGFDVTLAEHGQHALDIVESASGASLTFAIVVVDMNMPVMDGIQFTEKLRAMPEYASTPVLMATTESGRSQASLARKSGVTAFLPKPFTPEMLQSKIGKLLERAGH; this is encoded by the coding sequence GCCCCTGTTTCTTGCCCCCACAGGCGACGCGGCAGCCGATTCCATGGTGCGCAACGCCCTGCGGGCCATTTTGCGCAGCAACCCCGCCGCCGTACTGAACGGTCTGACTGCGGACCAGCCACCCATGGCCGACCTCTGCCGCGACATGGCGGCGGAAATGCGCCTTGAAGCCGCTGTTCCCCATCTTATTCACGCTGCCGCAAGCGTTGCGGGCTCCCGCGACATGGACGGCCTGCGGACCATTCTGGGCATACTCGGCCGGATAGGCAGCCCGCAGTCGCTGCCCGCCTTCCGCGCTCACATGGACAACCCGGACCCGGTGACCGCCGCCCTGTGTATTCAGCATCTGGGAGCACTGGGAGATGCCTCAAGCCTGCCCGCTCTTGCTGCCGCCATCTCCGCCGCCAACGCAGAAGACCGCTACGAAACCTGCGACATAACCACATGGAAGGCCATAGAGGCCATTGGTGAAATAGGCCGTGCCGGAACTCCCGCTGCCATTGCCGTGCTGGCACGGTTCATCCACCACCGCAACCCCACGGCCCGCCGTATCGTTCTGGAAACACTGGTCCGCTGCGGCGAAGACGCCATTGCCCACGTTGGGCCCGCCCTGCTTGACCCGGACACGGATACCCGCATTATGGCCGCCAACGCCCTGCGGGACATAGCGCACAAGGCTGCTGCCGAACCTTTGGTGCGTGCACTGGAGAAGGGTGCCGCCGTGGATGCCAATGTGGGATTTGCCATTTACGAAGCACTGGGACACACGCCCGGCATGAAAAGCCTGGTCGCCCTGACCGAGGCACTGCCCAAGGAGCACGAACCCAGCACCCTTATGGCCATTGTACAGGCACTGGAAACGCAGGCTTCGCCCGCCGTGGGCAAACGATTCAATGAAATAGTCACCGACCGTCTTTCCGCGCAGGATGCGCAGGCCCAGCGGATTCTCTCTGCGGTCATTGCCGTGCGCGCCACAGGCCTTTTTCCGCACCTGTACGCCGACCCGGTGGTGGGTCGCATTCTTGTGGGGCTTATCCTCAAAACCAGCGACCCGGAAGCTCTGCGGAGTTTTGCGGAAATCCTGCGCCAGTGCCCGCAGCCGCAGGCGGAGAAAGACGCGCAGACCCTGCTGGCCGCCCTGCCTGCAACAGAAACGTCCGACCGTCCCAGACTGCTCGCAGTGGACGATTCCAACGCCATGCGCAACTTCTACCGCACCCACGGCGCGGCCATGGGATTTGACGTTACGCTCGCGGAACATGGCCAGCATGCGCTGGACATTGTGGAATCTGCCAGCGGGGCATCTTTGACCTTTGCCATTGTGGTGGTGGACATGAACATGCCTGTCATGGACGGCATCCAGTTTACGGAAAAACTGCGTGCCATGCCCGAATACGCCAGCACACCTGTGCTTATGGCCACCACGGAATCGGGCCGTTCACAGGCATCTCTGGCCCGCAAAAGCGGCGTTACCGCCTTTCTCCCCAAGCCCTTCACACCGGAAATGCTGCAATCCAAGATAGGCAAACTGCTGGAGCGGGCCGGACACTGA